A genomic region of Amblyraja radiata isolate CabotCenter1 chromosome 16, sAmbRad1.1.pri, whole genome shotgun sequence contains the following coding sequences:
- the ndufa3 gene encoding NADH dehydrogenase [ubiquinone] 1 alpha subcomplex subunit 3 yields the protein MAPLRSIAAFLKNAWAKEPVIVTSFAIGIAALMLPWVSPVAHYQTKMNRAVPLQYPVPLRDDDNMPDIPSHPCEKIGPSLEWMKKL from the exons ATGGCGCCGCTgcgga GCATCGCAGCGTTTCTGAAGAACGCCTGGGCGAAGGAGCCGGTGATCGTGACATCGTTCGCCATCGGCATCGCCG CTCTTATGTTGCCATGGGTGAGCCCCGTTGCCCAttaccaaacaaagatgaatCGTGCTGTACCCCTACAGTATCCAG TTCCTTTACGGGATGATGACAATATGCCTGATATTCCATCCCACCCTTGTGAGAAAATTGGACCATCTCTTGAATGGATGAAGAAGCTTTGA